One segment of Phragmites australis chromosome 13, lpPhrAust1.1, whole genome shotgun sequence DNA contains the following:
- the LOC133888798 gene encoding uncharacterized protein LOC133888798: MKTKASTFLKQMVSTIVAVVKAKSTVVRAKTSALKTRLLILGILRNKKLLMSAINHKIHSIMGQQDNARNTKDEAVNSDDDGSKKAVVLYTAPSYSFSTELGTHEAAEVEEEEDSDDYLTHTLFAEEEGDDDELVNAPGSVIDVMRDAREREEGEGAEFRLEDEIDHVADVFIRRIHKQLKLQKLDSFKRFCEMLERSA, encoded by the coding sequence ATGAAGACCAAGGCGTCCACGTTCCTGAAGCAGATGGTGTCGACCATCGTGGCGGTGGTCAAGGCCAAGTCGACGGTGGTGCGAGCCAAGACGAGCGCACTCAAGAcgcgcctcctcatcctcggcATCCTCCGCAACAAGAAGCTGCTCATGAGCGCCATCAACCACAAGATCCACTCCATCATGGGCCAGCAGGACAACGCCAGGAACACTAAGGACGAGGCCGTCAACAGCGACGACGACGGCAGCAAGAAGGCCGTCGTGCTCTACACGGCGCCGAGCTATAGCTTCTCCACGGAGCTCGGCACCCATGAGGCagctgaggtggaggaggaggaggacagcgACGACTACCTGACGCACACGCTGTTcgccgaggaggagggggaCGACGACGAGCTGGTGAACGCGCCGGGGTCGGTGATCGACGTGATGCGCGACgccagggagagggaggagggcgagggcgCTGAGTTCCGCCTCGAGGACGAGATCGACCACGTCGCCGACGTCTTCATCCGCCGCATCCACAAGCAGCTCAAGCTGCAGAAGCTCGACTCCTTCAAGAGGTTCTGCGAGATGCTCGAGAGGAGCGCCTGA